From Quercus lobata isolate SW786 chromosome 11, ValleyOak3.0 Primary Assembly, whole genome shotgun sequence:
ATATTTATTAggttaattttcatttatttttctaccaCGTAGATGCCATAAAAATGAGATAGGTATTATGCCTAACATACTAGCAAATTCAATTATCCTTCtccagaaaagaagaaattgaactGGAAGCTTTAGCAGCTTACTCATCTTTGTCTCCTTTGGATGTAAGATGAATTTGAAAGCTATATATACATGCAAATTTAACACATATTCAACCTTACATTTATAACATTAATGTCACATTCACATACATCAGAAAATCAAATATCTTCATTATCCTCAATGGGTACATTTTGTGAACACCCTCCAGGTCTAGATATTAAGATTTTGTCTTCTTCCAgagaaattttataattgttaggaCTCCTTTAGAAAACTTAATTCACTGCAGGATGAGGACATGTTATGACAGGGAGTGTTTAAAATAATGGAGAGAAGAAATCTTCACTTTATAAGACCAAGGAAACATAGAACTGGATGGTAAAAGGATAATAATAGCCTAATATCAGAATAGGAGTGGGTAAAATGGGAGAATGCAAAAGGAAATCACAGAATCCAAAATTAGAATGGGTAACAGGTGAGAATACAAAATCAGATTAGAAACCTCGCAAACTGATCAAGGATGGTTTGAAGATAAAAGTAGAGCAATTTGGCTAAGTTAAGAAGATGAGAGTAGATGAAGCATTTCAATTTCTTATAGGTACATGCACTTCTGAAGGTCAAAACTCGATTTAGAAAACTTCTATATCCACTACCTTCAGTATAACAAACATGACATGGAACCTCCGACTTCCAGGATAGGAGAATAAAAGATAGACTAATATTAAAGGcataaaaatgaacaaatagaATGCACCAGGAAACAAAGCATATTACCATGACTTTAAGCCTCCAACAAAAACAACTGTGCTGAGTGCCATGCACCTTTgtccagcagcaccaaaaccagCAGCAACTAGAGCATTTAAAGTAGCATCCTCATTTGCGTCAGGCATGACAATTGCATGATTTTTTGCCCCCATATTGGACTGAAGATAATAGTTAACAAAATAGTGAGTTCAATTCAACTTTAGCCGTTGCATGCATATAAAAGAAACCACATTACTCATAAGAGGAATGGAATACTTTTTGCCAAAGTAGAAATGATGCTTACCTGAACACGCTTCCCTTTAGCTGATGCTCTTCCATATATGTGCATTCCAGCCTTTGataaaagaataagaatatCATGTGAGAATATGGCTAAGAGTCTAAGATACATTGAGTTACAAATTATAGATGATAAATAAGCTCCAATGACAACAAAACTATGATGAATAGAGCCAAGCTGACCATCTATTCTATTTCACCTATACAATGGAGGaacataaacaattttttttaaaataaatctcAGACTGAATTTAAACGACTGTGTATGAACACCATCATGATGCAGGCCATGCAAAAGTATCAATAGTGTCCTAATTGCCAATTTTTGGGACATACTAGCTTATATTAAGGTGGTCAGTGGAAAATATCAATGTTAAGAAAAAACAATGTGAgagtttttttatatatattattattattttttaattggtaaagtaTACACACACCCGCTGTCTTGACCCATTACTTCATTCCCAACCCTCTTTTAACAAGTGAGTAGATGCCATTTGTGATACAGCTTGTTGACACAACTCACAACAACATGAGAACGAAGAAAGCTAcaattttcataacaaaattatctttaaagagaaaataaacCTAGAACAAACAACTCATAAAGGCAAAAGCTACATTTTCCCAACAGATTATAATTACTCTTTccaatttaaaactaaaacatttAAAATCTCAATGGAAATTAAACCCAGTTTCGAAGTCATGCTGAGAGTTGTCCTATACATCATGCAGACCTTAAAAGATTGAGTTCAGTTACTGGAGCTGACTGAAATTGTAGGTCAGCAAATCAAGGGCTGACTATTTGGTTATGTAGTCACAGAAGGAATCTTTCATCACTTGGACAAGAAACGAAATGACAGATAAGTATTTGTTTCTACTTATAAGAACTACTTTGTAAGCCTAAACTGTTCAAATTTTAAAGACACATAACAGGATCACAAAGGGTACagactatgaaaaaaaaaaaaatatatatatatatatatatatagaaattggATTCATGAAATTAATGTTCTGAGATAACTTACAGTATTAGAACCAACAAATGATACAGCTCTGATATCTTCATCATCACAAATAGCATTAACAATATCCTGCCATAAAATGAAGGATACTAAGAAAACCAATTCTTTAAGAGATGCAACATTTAGTGACATCAAATCACCAAAGCATTGCAAGTTtgtcttccaaaaaaaaaatatatatcatttaaccagattagtttaaaaaaaaaaagattcatacTGCATAAGCTGTATGTCATAGACCCATCAGATAGTAAACTCATTAAAATCATAACTTTAtatctttatcattttaaaagtAACAGATCAATAAAAGATCCCACATGAGTCCTTGAGTGCATTAATATATGGACAATTATCGGGATCCAATAGCTAGTAACAATCATTAAAGTAAAGAGCATACATTGGTGCCATGCACAATATTTAAGACACCATTAGGCAAACCAGCCTCCATTGCCAACTCTGCAAGCAGTATAGAAGCccctggaaaaaaaatatacaaatcaCTTCCAAGTAGAAgcacaaaaattcaattttttttccacacataacaacaaaaatacgaaaaaatatatattgacaTGGAAAGGTAACCTCAATTAACATGCACACTAATTTAATTATAACCTCATATATGGAATGAAAAAAGATAGCAATGCATAATTCACACATTAGGTCAGGGTGAAAAAAGATAGCAATGCATAATTCACACATGCATAACCTCATCACAGCAGTTACGGCTTCAATAACTAGCCCTGTGGAAAGAACTAAGAACAAAGGGTGGAGATGATCAATTACTCTAtgatacttatcaaaaaaaaagatgatcAACTACTCTATGAAACTGGTGCTATGCTAGAAGCTATGGATCCTTCTGAACATATCCATCTCTGTAATTAAGACAAGGTTCACTTGCATAATTACTCTAGCTTGCCTTAAGAAATTCAGCTAGTAGAATATTCTTCCTTCAATTTTGGAAACCCAActtcacttaacaaaaaaaaggcctgaaaattattaattgctttCTTGATAACAGTATGCATTTGATTTTTAGCAAACAAGCAAAGATTATATAATGGCAGTTTTAGATCTATAAAGTCAAACAGCTATATGGCTCAACAAATCCAATATCAAgcatctaaaaaattaattcatcAATGAAAACTTGGTCACAACTCCGGCATATTCTACAATCCTCAATCCCAGGTGCTTCACAAACCTATGCAGGCAGGCTCATGTGCTATAAGCACTAACACAACAGAATAAGTCCTTTTGCATAGATCCAAGGGcgaagaaaattttgaatcctTTTTCTAGGATTATATAGTTCATAGTATCATGAAGAAGATAATGCTCAATGGCTACACTACCAAGAAGATGATCAGAATTACCtggatctttttcagatggcTTTAATATAAAGGTATTCCCACATGTAACTGCAACTGGGAACATCTGCAAAATTATCATAAAACCAACACTTAGAAATTATCTTCTTCTTAGGAGAAATGAATAGCTACTATTTAAGCACCGtaaaaactaattaaagaaGACCCAGAAaaagtacaattaaaaataaataaataaataatataaaaaccaGTGATTTTATGCTTTTGAGAAATAACAACTTAAGGCaaatagtgtttttttgttttttgcagaAGCAAAATAAAATACAGAGCACCTAATTTTTTTCCTGCTTTTTGGGAAAATGTGTTAATGGcaatcaaaattgaaaagaaaaaaactttaccaTGGATCTATTGCGTTCTGTTATGGAAGATGTTAGAGTCAAGCTTggtgaatggaaaaaaaaaataaaaagacatctAAACAGGAGCTGTGTCCATTGGTGCATGGCTGACTGTTTCAAAAATGATTAAACTAGTGTACTTTAGCTTCAATTTGCAGCTGTTTGAGTTCATTTTATGCTTGTTGCATAAAAATCTTTCCctttgttttgagaaaaatcTCATTCAGTTATGCATTCTCGtgcaagagaaagagagagagagagagtgtgtttGACCAGATTTCACTCTAACAAAATGCTTTCTCCATCTTAATCACAACTTTGCTGGTTGAATTTCTCAACCTAATTCAACCATATGGTAACTGTCATAACAAGCCTATGATTTCAAATAAGCAATGCAGTCTACACCATAGAGCAAAACTATAATCAATGATTATGGGAAATGGAAAGGACCAGTCTTAAAAGTAAGTAACAGGGAGTAAAAATATAGCAGGCTTACCCATAAGGGAATCATTGCTGGAAAGTTGAAGGGACAAATCCCAGCACATACGCCAAGTGGCTCTCTAATGCTGTAAGTATCAATTCCTTTTGATACATTGGAAACATACTCCCCCATTTGCAGAGTTGCCATTCCACAAGCATGTTCAACCACCTCTACAAGAGGAAAACAAAGACAGCAAAGAGGTCCATCATCACTAAGTGActacaaaaagagaaaagagcaAAGTGCAAAGAAAACACACTAACCTAGCCCACGGAACACATCCCCTTGGGCATCCTTCAATGTCTTTCCCTGTTCAGTTGTGATGTTTAAGGCAAGCTTATCCTGGAACAACAACAGAGTGATCCAAATTTGTCAATCAACTGATTTTGAGAAACCAAATATACCAATGACTCTGACAGACTTACAATGTCTCTCCGGATAAGCTCTTGAAGCTTGAACATGATACGCTGACGGGCTGTAACTGGGGTGTTACGCCATGATAGAAAAGCCTGCTTTGCTGAAGATACTGCAGCTTTAAACTCTTCATTTGTAGTCAGTGGAACTTGTGAAACAACTTCTTGTGTTGCCTATTACCAAATCAGAAATCAATCAGACCCCCACCAAAAAGCAAAATATTGCGCTTATAATTCTGTAGTAAATGTAAAAGTAAGCAGTATGGTGCATCTTAAGATCCTTACAGGGTTTATAACATCAATGGAAGCTAGAGATTGCGAATCAACAAATGCGCCTCCAATAAGATTGGGAACCCTCTGATAACATAAGACCAGTAAAACAAAATCAGAAAATAGCATATATTAAATTCTAGAAGCATCAACACTGACTGGCTGTGTTTTGTTGGACAAATACATTCTACAATTCTGTGAAAATTCTAATTCCTTAGCTTCACTGTGATATTGCTAATTAGatctctaaaataaaaaaataaaaaaacaaacaaacaaacaaacaaagaaaattgtaaatttattggtccaaaaagtaaaatcaaatcTTTAATCTTTAATCAGATTTTATGCAACCCAAATACCATTTCCCATGAACTCCTTTTGATTCATTTCCACAAAAATtacagggttttttttttttatttaaaataaaaacttccaTTAACACTCCATTTGATAGCTAAACTTAACATTCTATAagcataatttaatttttaaaaaagaaaatacaatccCAAGCAAAGTTacatgtgtgtatgtatatatatatatatatatatatatgtatgtatgttttaAGAATACCAGAGGGTTAGGTTGCTTAGAAGAGGGCTCCGTGGCCGTAGAGAAATGGGTGTTTCTCAAAGCGAAGATTTGAGGCCTTAAACTCAAAGCCTTCAAGTTCAAATTCCTCACTGCAACaacaatcaaaattatattttctaaactaCCAACACCaataccaccaaaaaaaaaaaacaaattgaattggtaataaaaatgaaattcgATTTATGAAATCAACCTCGTTGAATCGAAAACTGCAACATTTTTTACTTCGAGGATGTTGATGATGATTATGTTCGGATAGTCTATGAGCTGTGACTCAGCAGTCAGCAGACTCAGCACTAA
This genomic window contains:
- the LOC115968639 gene encoding methylmalonate-semialdehyde dehydrogenase [acylating], mitochondrial — translated: MLQFSIQRVRNLNLKALSLRPQIFALRNTHFSTATEPSSKQPNPLRVPNLIGGAFVDSQSLASIDVINPATQEVVSQVPLTTNEEFKAAVSSAKQAFLSWRNTPVTARQRIMFKLQELIRRDIDKLALNITTEQGKTLKDAQGDVFRGLEVVEHACGMATLQMGEYVSNVSKGIDTYSIREPLGVCAGICPFNFPAMIPLWMFPVAVTCGNTFILKPSEKDPGASILLAELAMEAGLPNGVLNIVHGTNDIVNAICDDEDIRAVSFVGSNTAGMHIYGRASAKGKRVQSNMGAKNHAIVMPDANEDATLNALVAAGFGAAGQRCMALSTVVFVGGLKSWENKLVERAKALKVNAGTEPDADLGPVISKQAKERIHRLIQSGVESGARLVLDGRDIVVPGYEHGNFIGPTILSDVTANMECYKEEIFGPVLICMEADSFEEAINIVNRNKYGNGASIFTTSGVAARKFQTEIEAGQVGINVPIPVPLPFFSFTGSKASFAGDLNFYGKAGVNFFTQIKTVTQQWKDLPSGTGANLAMPTSKV